The proteins below are encoded in one region of Lysobacterales bacterium:
- a CDS encoding symmetrical bis(5'-nucleosyl)-tetraphosphatase, whose protein sequence is MAVYAIGDVQGCHDELVRLIEAVAFDPARDRLWFCGDLVNRGGQSLEVLRLVRALGEGAVVVLGNHDLSLLSVAERKTEDQARVNPDLRRILFAPDRDELLDWLRTRKLAHHDPSLDFLMVHAGVAPRWDVGECLRHAGEVEERLRGEGYRRLLKQLFGNTPDLWHPKLRGIERWRATINVLTRMRYVTPRGRLDFSEKGPPGTQKPGLYTWFAVPGRKPIGSRVVCGHWSALGLFIGLGTHAIDTGCVWGGRLTALRLDGDVPMPIQVAANPERVRNGSDD, encoded by the coding sequence CCGTCTACGCGATCGGCGATGTCCAGGGCTGTCACGACGAACTGGTCCGACTGATCGAGGCGGTCGCCTTCGACCCGGCGCGCGATCGGCTGTGGTTCTGCGGCGACCTGGTCAACCGGGGCGGCCAGTCCCTGGAAGTCTTGCGGCTGGTGCGGGCCCTTGGCGAAGGCGCTGTGGTCGTTCTCGGCAACCACGATCTCAGCCTGCTCAGCGTCGCCGAGCGCAAGACCGAGGACCAGGCGCGGGTCAATCCGGACCTCCGCCGCATCCTGTTCGCGCCGGATCGCGACGAGCTGCTCGACTGGCTGCGCACGCGTAAGCTGGCCCACCACGATCCCAGCCTGGATTTCCTCATGGTGCACGCCGGCGTGGCGCCACGCTGGGACGTGGGCGAATGCCTGCGTCATGCCGGCGAGGTCGAAGAGCGCCTGCGGGGCGAAGGTTACCGGCGGCTGCTCAAGCAGTTGTTCGGCAACACGCCCGACCTGTGGCACCCCAAGCTGCGCGGCATCGAGCGCTGGCGCGCCACCATCAACGTGCTGACCCGGATGCGCTACGTCACGCCGCGCGGGCGCCTGGACTTCAGCGAGAAGGGCCCGCCCGGCACCCAGAAGCCGGGCCTGTACACCTGGTTCGCGGTGCCAGGCCGCAAGCCGATCGGCAGCCGGGTGGTATGCGGCCACTGGTCGGCGCTGGGACTGTTCATAGGCCTGGGCACCCACGCAATCGACACCGGCTGCGTGTGGGGTGGCAGGTTGACCGCCCTGCGGCTGGATGGCGATGTGCCGATGCCGATCCAGGTGGCCGCCAATCCCGAACGCGTCCGCAACGGCAGCGACGACTGA
- a CDS encoding YceI family protein, protein MRFQLVALGAINLHGRFERLSGWAWRRGEGESIEVLVEVEAGSLTMASARYQAWARSPEFFDVQRHPRVVFRSQPLSLSLFEGGGALAGWLTVRDIERPVAFRLRDPGCADPDLPCVLNVEGEIRRAEFGMRSRRMTLSDRVALDQQLTVVPDPGSCPVPAGRSGPPPGPSVDSRGGGLAWVFRKAATAVAGLGAVALSASVDRIDAGSTVPSLSTGPRHALRYGLDGLAMRPPEASGPFVDPAPLTPDFGWE, encoded by the coding sequence GTGCGTTTCCAACTGGTGGCGCTGGGTGCCATCAACCTGCACGGCCGCTTCGAACGGCTGTCCGGCTGGGCTTGGCGACGCGGCGAGGGCGAGTCCATCGAAGTGCTGGTCGAGGTGGAGGCGGGTTCGCTGACCATGGCCTCGGCCCGCTATCAGGCCTGGGCGCGATCTCCGGAGTTCTTCGACGTGCAACGCCACCCGCGTGTGGTGTTCCGCAGCCAGCCGCTGTCGCTGTCGCTGTTCGAGGGCGGCGGCGCGCTGGCCGGCTGGCTGACCGTGCGCGACATCGAGCGGCCGGTCGCCTTCCGGTTGCGCGACCCGGGGTGCGCCGATCCGGATCTGCCCTGCGTTCTCAACGTCGAGGGCGAGATTCGCCGCGCCGAGTTCGGCATGCGCTCGCGGCGCATGACCCTCTCCGACCGCGTCGCTCTGGACCAGCAGCTCACCGTGGTTCCCGACCCCGGTAGCTGTCCGGTCCCGGCTGGCCGGTCGGGCCCTCCGCCAGGGCCTTCGGTGGATTCGCGTGGCGGTGGGCTGGCGTGGGTGTTTCGGAAGGCCGCTACTGCGGTCGCCGGTCTCGGTGCGGTCGCGCTGTCTGCTTCCGTTGACCGGATCGACGCAGGCTCGACCGTGCCTTCGCTGTCCACCGGTCCGCGACACGCACTGCGATACGGACTCGACGGCCTCGCCATGCGTCCGCCCGAGGCATCCGGGCCGTTCGTCGATCCGGCGCCCTTGACGCCCGACTTCGGGTGGGAGTGA
- a CDS encoding thymidylate synthase — protein sequence MKAYLDLLRDVLENGAAKGDRTGTGTASVFGRQVRFDLAEGFPLVTTKKLHLKSIVHELLWFLRGETNVAYLREHGVSIWDEWAAADGELGPVYGRQWRAWPAPDGGHIDQLAAVIAEIRRNPDSRRLVVSAWNVAELPAMALQPCHTLFQFHVAAGRLSCQLYQRSADVFLGVPFNIASYALLTHMVAQVTGLQAGDFVHSFGDLHLYDNHVEQARLQLGRAPRPLPRLRLDPAIRDIDGFRFEHIAFEGYDPHPAIRAPVAV from the coding sequence ATGAAGGCCTATCTGGACCTCCTGCGCGACGTCCTTGAGAACGGCGCCGCCAAGGGCGACCGCACCGGCACCGGCACCGCCAGCGTGTTCGGCAGGCAGGTGCGCTTCGACCTCGCCGAGGGCTTTCCCCTGGTCACCACCAAGAAGCTGCACCTGAAGTCGATCGTCCACGAGCTGCTGTGGTTCCTGCGCGGCGAGACCAATGTCGCCTACCTGCGCGAGCATGGCGTCAGCATCTGGGACGAGTGGGCCGCTGCCGACGGCGAACTCGGCCCGGTCTACGGCCGGCAATGGCGCGCCTGGCCGGCGCCGGACGGCGGCCACATCGACCAGCTCGCCGCGGTGATCGCCGAGATCCGTCGCAACCCCGACTCGCGCCGCCTGGTGGTCAGCGCCTGGAACGTCGCCGAACTGCCAGCGATGGCCTTGCAGCCCTGCCACACGCTGTTCCAGTTCCATGTCGCCGCAGGTCGCCTGAGCTGCCAGCTCTACCAGCGCTCGGCCGACGTCTTCCTGGGCGTGCCGTTCAACATCGCCAGCTACGCCCTGCTCACCCACATGGTCGCCCAGGTCACCGGCCTGCAGGCCGGCGATTTCGTGCACAGCTTCGGCGACCTGCACCTGTACGACAACCATGTCGAGCAGGCGCGCCTGCAACTGGGTCGCGCGCCCCGGCCGCTGCCGCGCCTGCGCCTGGATCCGGCGATCCGCGACATCGACGGCTTCCGCTTCGAGCACATCGCCTTCGAGGGCTACGACCCGCACCCGGCCATCCGCGCCCCGGTCGCGGTATGA
- the lgt gene encoding prolipoprotein diacylglyceryl transferase, with translation MTPYVHAIDPVAVQLGPVAIHWYGLMYLLAFAAGWWLGRQRIRAGRLPVDERAFGDLAFYAMLGIILGGRIGYVLFYGYADLLRDPLMLLRIWEGGMSFHGGLLGVLLAVWLWSRRHRLHVFDTIDFVAPLVPTGLLFGRIGNFIGGELWGRTTDVPWAVVFRDAPGVPQVPIETLREMAASGALEGLARHPSQLYQAALEGLLLFAVLWWFSSRPRPRYAVSGLFALLYGVFRIAVEFVREPDAHIGYLAGGWLTMGMLLSLPLVAVGVFLLWRARSAPVLAPGPAR, from the coding sequence ATGACCCCCTACGTCCACGCCATCGACCCGGTCGCCGTCCAGCTCGGACCGGTGGCGATCCACTGGTACGGCCTGATGTACCTGCTGGCCTTCGCCGCCGGCTGGTGGCTGGGCCGGCAACGGATCCGCGCCGGACGCCTGCCGGTCGACGAACGGGCGTTCGGCGACCTCGCCTTCTACGCCATGCTCGGCATCATCCTGGGCGGGCGCATCGGCTACGTGCTGTTCTACGGCTACGCCGACCTGTTGCGCGACCCGCTGATGCTGCTGCGCATCTGGGAGGGCGGCATGAGCTTCCATGGCGGCCTGCTCGGCGTGCTGCTGGCGGTCTGGTTGTGGTCGCGGCGGCACCGGCTGCACGTGTTCGACACCATCGACTTCGTCGCACCCCTGGTGCCGACCGGCCTGCTGTTCGGCCGGATCGGCAACTTCATCGGCGGCGAGTTGTGGGGACGCACCACCGACGTGCCCTGGGCGGTCGTGTTCCGCGATGCCCCGGGCGTGCCCCAGGTGCCGATCGAGACGTTGCGCGAGATGGCTGCCAGCGGCGCGCTGGAAGGACTGGCGCGGCACCCGTCCCAGCTCTACCAGGCGGCGCTGGAAGGCCTGTTGCTGTTCGCGGTGCTGTGGTGGTTCTCGTCGCGGCCGCGGCCGCGCTACGCGGTGTCCGGCCTGTTCGCCCTGCTCTACGGCGTGTTCCGGATCGCCGTGGAGTTCGTCCGCGAGCCCGATGCCCATATCGGCTACCTGGCAGGTGGCTGGCTGACCATGGGCATGCTGCTGAGCCTGCCGCTGGTGGCGGTCGGCGTGTTCCTGCTGTGGCGCGCACGCAGTGCGCCGGTGCTGGCGCCGGGGCCGGCGCGATGA
- a CDS encoding dihydrofolate reductase, with amino-acid sequence MSGVVLVAAMDRARAIGRADALPWHLPADLRRFKALTLGRHVLMGRRTAASIGRALPGRDNLVLTRHGQAPFPGQRPVASVDEARALAGAAPLYVAGGGEVYALALPQATAMHLTLVDTLVEEADAWFPAWDPARWTVVAEQDHPADERHAHPFRFLDLVAAVR; translated from the coding sequence ATGAGCGGCGTGGTGCTGGTCGCGGCGATGGACCGCGCGCGCGCCATCGGCCGCGCCGACGCCCTGCCCTGGCACCTGCCTGCCGATCTTCGCCGGTTCAAGGCCCTCACCCTGGGTCGCCACGTTCTGATGGGGCGGCGCACCGCGGCATCGATCGGGCGGGCCCTGCCCGGCCGCGACAACCTGGTGCTGACTCGCCACGGCCAGGCCCCCTTTCCCGGTCAGCGCCCAGTGGCCAGTGTCGACGAGGCGCGGGCGCTTGCAGGCGCGGCCCCTCTGTACGTGGCCGGCGGCGGCGAGGTCTATGCACTGGCCCTGCCGCAGGCAACCGCCATGCACCTGACCCTGGTCGACACCTTGGTCGAGGAGGCCGATGCCTGGTTCCCGGCCTGGGACCCGGCGCGCTGGACCGTGGTCGCCGAACAGGACCACCCGGCCGACGAGCGCCACGCGCATCCGTTCCGCTTCCTCGATCTGGTCGCGGCGGTGCGCTGA